One Equus quagga isolate Etosha38 chromosome 5, UCLA_HA_Equagga_1.0, whole genome shotgun sequence genomic window carries:
- the GUCA2A gene encoding guanylin isoform X2, whose protein sequence is MNTFLLSALCLLWVQAALAGGVTVQDGEFSFSLESVKKLKDLRELQAPSTRNRREVDGSLAPILCRYPKFPEELKPICKERNAREILQRLETIAQDPRMCEICAFAACAGC, encoded by the exons ATGAACACCTTCCTGCTCTCTGCACTGTGCCTCCTCTGGGTGCAGGCCGCCCTGGCAGGCGGAGTCACGGTGCAG GATGGAGagttctccttttctctggaGTCAGTGAAGAAGCTCAAGGACCTCCGGGAGCTCCAGGCGCCCAGCACTAGGAACCGCAGAGAGGTTGATGGATCCCTGGCTCCCATCCTTTGTAGGTACCCGAAGTTTCCGGAAGAACTCAAGCCTATCTGCAAAGAGCGCAACGCCCGGGAGATCCTCCAGAGGCTGG AGACCATCGCCCAGGACCCACGCATGTGTGAGATCTGTGCCTTCGCTGCCTGTGCCGGATGCTAG
- the GUCA2A gene encoding guanylin isoform X1 yields MDASSRPVWHLQRPLLSITSQQAPGGPLIPSQTSPRQQAGAGGRVISWHRSQAGVKTACAWPQDGEFSFSLESVKKLKDLRELQAPSTRNRREVDGSLAPILCRYPKFPEELKPICKERNAREILQRLETIAQDPRMCEICAFAACAGC; encoded by the exons ATGGATGCCAGCAGCAGGCCAGTTTGGCACCTGCAGAGGCCCCTGCTCTCTATCACATCACAGCAGGCCCCAGGAGGGCCTTTGATTCCTTCTCAGACATCAcccaggcagcaggctggagctgggggccGGGTGATCAGCTGGCACCGCTCTCAGGCAGGGGTGAAGACAGCCTGCGCATGGCCACAG GATGGAGagttctccttttctctggaGTCAGTGAAGAAGCTCAAGGACCTCCGGGAGCTCCAGGCGCCCAGCACTAGGAACCGCAGAGAGGTTGATGGATCCCTGGCTCCCATCCTTTGTAGGTACCCGAAGTTTCCGGAAGAACTCAAGCCTATCTGCAAAGAGCGCAACGCCCGGGAGATCCTCCAGAGGCTGG AGACCATCGCCCAGGACCCACGCATGTGTGAGATCTGTGCCTTCGCTGCCTGTGCCGGATGCTAG